One Maribacter cobaltidurans genomic window carries:
- a CDS encoding DUF6090 family protein: MIKFFRQIRQNLLSEGKTEKYLKYAIGEIILVVIGILIALQINNWNEDRKVRKLEAQIYTELKSDLLQTRSDINETISKHREIFKSSQQLITDIYDKKSNSQKIYEALTNSSLEFQIIPKTSAFENLKNIGLNTLSNDSLRIAITNLFQLNLKRLDDELGMRQAEINMTKLIQPFLFKYLIADYSQPTKYGFVHSDSIAIYKLRIANYDKFLDDNELMKALQLALYNRGQIIDEEIETVRAVDSVIHGIEEELEKLKK, from the coding sequence ATGATTAAGTTCTTCAGACAAATTAGACAAAACCTACTTTCCGAGGGTAAAACAGAAAAGTATCTAAAATACGCGATTGGAGAAATTATACTTGTAGTTATTGGTATTCTTATTGCCCTTCAGATTAATAATTGGAATGAAGATCGAAAAGTACGAAAACTAGAAGCACAGATTTACACAGAACTAAAAAGCGATTTACTACAAACCAGAAGTGATATAAACGAAACAATTTCTAAACATAGAGAAATATTTAAATCAAGTCAGCAGCTTATAACTGATATCTATGATAAGAAATCAAATTCTCAAAAAATTTATGAGGCACTGACAAATTCCAGTCTTGAGTTTCAAATTATTCCTAAAACAAGTGCTTTTGAAAATTTAAAGAACATTGGATTAAACACCTTATCCAATGACAGCTTACGTATTGCCATAACCAATTTATTTCAATTGAATTTAAAGCGATTGGATGATGAACTTGGGATGAGACAAGCTGAAATTAATATGACAAAGCTTATTCAGCCTTTTCTATTCAAATATTTGATTGCGGATTATAGTCAACCCACAAAATATGGGTTTGTACATTCTGACTCTATAGCTATTTACAAATTAAGAATAGCTAATTACGATAAGTTTTTGGATGATAATGAGCTTATGAAGGCCTTGCAGTTAGCACTCTACAATAGAGGTCAAATAATTGATGAAGAAATAGAAACTGTTAGGGCAGTGGATAGCGTGATTCATGGAATTGAAGAAGAACTTGAAAAATTAAAAAAATAA
- a CDS encoding S9 family peptidase, whose translation MKHCISIIAFLLCVTTVSAQTKTNLELTDIFEYEFVSDPQISPDGSKVIYVRNFKDIMTDKNLSNLWIVNFDGSKNRPLTTGNHNDYYPRWSHDGKKIIFKSNMADDKMKLYLMWLDTKETAPLTNTPKAPGAVSWSHDDRYVAFNMFVPAKDESLIKMPGKPEGAKWNTPPTYIDKLNYRGDGQGYLKGGNDQLFTLSINGGTPKQLTTAEFDHGAPVWSNDGKSLYFSANFHPDTDFEPANSEVYKLDLSDNSVHAITDRFGPDGSPQLSPDGTQIAYTGNDDTFQGYELTQLYVMDTDGNNSRLLSGDFDRDIGNVQWASDGKGLYFQYDEEGDSKIGHITLDGKVTTITEGLGGLSLGRPYNAADFTVSNNGKFAYTLGGTQHPSDLAVADKKGTKRLTYLNDDLFSFRNLGEVEEIWWNSSFDDRKIQGWIVTPPNFDPNKKYPFILEIHGGPFSSYGSVYSAEIQAYAAAGYVVLYSNPRGSTSYGAEFGNLIHHDYPNHDYEDLMSGVDAVIAKGYVDTNNLFVTGGSGGGVLTAWIVGKTDRFKAAVVAKPVINWTSFVLYADGAAFFSKYWFGKKPWEDPENYFRRSPLSYVGNVTTPTMLLTGEEDYRTPIAESEQFYTALKLEGVETAMVRIPGSGHGIANRPSNLVAKIASVLAWFNKYKTD comes from the coding sequence CAAAAACCTGTCCAACCTCTGGATCGTGAATTTTGATGGTTCAAAAAATAGACCTTTAACAACAGGGAACCATAACGACTACTACCCCCGATGGTCGCACGATGGCAAAAAAATCATCTTTAAATCGAATATGGCCGATGACAAGATGAAACTGTACCTCATGTGGTTGGATACCAAGGAAACGGCCCCGTTGACCAATACGCCGAAAGCACCCGGAGCGGTAAGCTGGTCGCACGATGACCGCTATGTGGCCTTCAATATGTTCGTGCCCGCCAAGGACGAATCGCTTATTAAAATGCCCGGAAAACCCGAAGGTGCCAAATGGAACACCCCGCCCACCTATATTGACAAGCTCAACTACCGTGGCGATGGGCAAGGGTACCTCAAGGGCGGCAACGACCAACTGTTCACGCTATCCATCAACGGGGGAACCCCAAAACAGTTGACCACCGCGGAATTTGATCATGGTGCCCCGGTATGGTCCAACGATGGCAAAAGTCTGTACTTCTCGGCAAATTTCCACCCCGATACAGATTTTGAACCGGCCAACAGTGAGGTCTATAAATTAGACCTTAGCGATAATAGCGTCCATGCGATCACGGATCGTTTTGGCCCCGATGGCTCGCCCCAATTGTCCCCCGATGGTACACAAATTGCCTACACGGGTAACGATGATACCTTTCAAGGTTATGAGTTGACCCAATTATATGTAATGGATACCGATGGCAACAATTCCCGATTGCTTTCGGGCGATTTTGACCGGGACATTGGCAATGTGCAATGGGCCAGTGACGGAAAGGGACTCTATTTTCAGTACGATGAGGAAGGGGATTCCAAAATAGGGCACATTACGTTGGATGGTAAAGTGACCACCATCACCGAAGGTCTTGGCGGACTCTCCCTGGGAAGACCCTACAATGCGGCCGACTTTACCGTGTCCAACAACGGCAAGTTCGCCTATACCTTGGGCGGTACGCAACATCCGTCCGATTTGGCCGTAGCCGATAAAAAGGGAACTAAGCGACTTACCTATTTAAACGACGACCTCTTTTCCTTCCGGAATTTGGGCGAGGTAGAAGAAATCTGGTGGAACTCCTCCTTCGATGACCGAAAAATACAAGGATGGATCGTAACCCCACCCAACTTCGACCCCAACAAAAAATATCCCTTTATCCTGGAAATCCACGGCGGACCGTTTTCTAGCTATGGTTCCGTTTACAGTGCCGAGATTCAGGCCTATGCCGCGGCAGGCTACGTGGTGTTGTATTCCAATCCTCGCGGTAGTACCAGTTACGGGGCGGAATTCGGGAACCTCATCCACCACGATTATCCCAACCACGATTACGAGGATCTGATGAGCGGTGTGGATGCCGTGATTGCCAAAGGCTATGTGGATACTAATAACCTGTTCGTGACCGGTGGTAGCGGTGGCGGTGTGTTGACCGCGTGGATCGTGGGCAAAACGGACCGCTTTAAGGCCGCCGTAGTGGCCAAGCCCGTTATCAACTGGACCAGCTTTGTACTCTATGCCGATGGGGCCGCCTTCTTCTCCAAATACTGGTTCGGGAAGAAACCTTGGGAAGACCCGGAAAACTATTTTAGACGCTCTCCCCTCTCCTATGTGGGCAATGTGACCACCCCAACGATGTTGTTGACCGGGGAGGAAGACTATAGAACCCCCATTGCGGAATCGGAGCAATTCTATACCGCATTAAAGCTGGAAGGGGTGGAAACCGCCATGGTGCGTATTCCCGGTTCCGGTCACGGTATCGCCAACCGGCCCAGTAATCTGGTCGCCAAGATCGCCTCGGTATTGGCCTGGTTTAACAAATACAAAACGGACTAA
- a CDS encoding endonuclease/exonuclease/phosphatase family protein translates to MKKGFFAMLMVFMTALGYSQAFKVMSYNIKYDNVNDTVNNWNFRKEAMVQLILHYGPQFVGMQEVVHNQLEYLDEHLPDFAYIGVGRDDGKQKGEYSPILYNTNAFELIQANTFWLSPTPEKVSKGWDAALERICTYGRFKDIQSGKELYVLNTHFDHVGETARANSVRLILHKIQEINTENLPVVVTGDFNLEPDSEPIQLMQRELTDGQTATQTPFYGPTGTFNGFDQDMVLDRRIDYIFVENLMVRSYLHIDDRMENNKHISDHLPVLAELEIE, encoded by the coding sequence ATGAAAAAAGGATTTTTTGCAATGTTGATGGTTTTTATGACCGCCCTAGGATATTCCCAAGCGTTTAAGGTCATGTCCTACAACATTAAATACGATAATGTAAACGATACCGTAAACAACTGGAATTTTAGAAAGGAGGCCATGGTACAATTGATCCTGCACTATGGCCCCCAATTTGTGGGCATGCAGGAAGTGGTACACAACCAATTGGAATATTTGGACGAGCACTTGCCGGACTTCGCCTATATTGGTGTGGGCCGGGACGATGGCAAACAAAAGGGCGAGTACTCCCCTATTCTCTATAATACAAATGCCTTTGAGCTGATCCAAGCCAATACCTTTTGGCTCTCTCCCACCCCGGAAAAAGTTTCCAAGGGTTGGGATGCGGCCTTGGAGCGTATCTGTACTTACGGACGTTTCAAGGACATCCAAAGCGGGAAGGAACTGTATGTGCTCAACACCCATTTTGACCATGTGGGAGAAACGGCCCGGGCCAACTCCGTACGCCTGATTTTACATAAGATACAGGAAATAAATACCGAAAACCTACCTGTAGTGGTCACTGGGGATTTTAACCTGGAGCCGGACTCCGAACCCATACAGTTGATGCAACGGGAGCTAACGGACGGGCAAACCGCCACCCAAACCCCTTTTTATGGCCCTACCGGCACTTTCAATGGCTTTGACCAGGATATGGTTTTAGACCGACGTATTGACTATATTTTTGTGGAAAATTTAATGGTAAGAAGCTATCTCCATATTGATGATCGTATGGAAAATAACAAACATATTTCGGATCATTTACCGGTGTTGGCGGAGTTGGAAATAGAATGA